A region of Panicum virgatum strain AP13 chromosome 8N, P.virgatum_v5, whole genome shotgun sequence DNA encodes the following proteins:
- the LOC120685429 gene encoding patatin-like phospholipase domain-containing protein 4: MLRRAGTRVVVGGGGGGRRGGALMASLIHFLPSSAYSSSHLPPQPQPRPTPAPAPAAARPSRLRLPFARAAARRDPEPLPFPAEAPPDPAVEERRSLAVRTGELFLGLAALLLRGTGAVRGGGGAAAVEEVEARDGVVWEQRPEDVEAERRRRELTSPGFSFSAAGLLFPYHLGVAQCLMDKGYITERTPLAGSSAGAIICAVIASRNTMQDALQVTKDLADNCRSKGTAFRLGAVLRDVLDKFLPDDLHIRCNGRIRVAITQLSWRPRGLLVDQFDSKEDVINAVITSSFIPGYLAPRPATYFRNRLCIDGGLTLFMPPTSASETVRICAFPANRLGLQGIGISPDCNPENRASPRQLFNWALEPAEDEILDKLYELGYMDAAVWVEQKSTELNAKNDQPLAVE; this comes from the exons ATGCTTCGTCGCGCGGGCACGCgtgtcgtcgtcggcggcggcggcggcggccggcgaggaggagcccTCATGGCCTCCCTCATCCACTTCCTCCCTTCCTCCGCCTACTCCTCCTCCCATCTCCCGCCCCAGCCCCAGCCGCGGCCAactcccgcccccgcccccgccgcggcgcggccgtcCCGGCTCCGCCTCCcgttcgcgcgcgccgccgcgcggcgcgaCCCCGAGCCTCTGCCGTTCCCGGCGGAGGCGCCTCCGGATCCCGCGGTCGAGGAGCGGAGGTCGCTGGCGGTGAGGACGGGGGAGCTGTTCCTGGGgctggcggcgctgctgctgcgcggGACCGGGGCCGttcgcgggggcggcggggcggcggcggtggaggaggtggaggcgagGGACGGGGTGGTGTGGGAGCAGCGGCCCGAGGACGTGgaggccgagcggcggcggcgggagctcaCCAGCCCCGGGTTCAGCTTCTCCGCGGCTGGGCTGCTCTTCCCCTACCACCTCGGCGTCGCGCAGTGCCTCATGGACAAAGGATACATCACT GAGAGAACTCCGTTAGCTGGCTCATCAGCTGGTGCCATAATCTGTGCAGTGATTGCATCTAGAAACACAATGCAAGATGCTTTGCAGGTGACTAAAGATCTAGCTGACAACTGCCGGAGTAAGGGGACTGCATTTCGTCTTGGG GCTGTGCTCAGGGATGTCCTTGACAAGTTTCTACCAGATGATTTGCACATCAGATGCAATGGAAGGATTCGTG TTGCTATTACTCAGCTATCCTGGAGGCCTAGGGGCTTACTAGTTGACCAATTTGACTCCAAAGAAGATGTCATTAATGCTGTCATTACATCCTCTTTTATTCCTGG ATACCTAGCTCCCAGGCCGGCAACATACTTCCGTAACCGCCTATGCATTGATGGGGGCCTTACATTGTTTATGCCACCCACTTCTGCTTCCGAAACA GTCCGAATATGTGCTTTCCCAGCCAACAGACTGGGTTTGCAAGGTATTGGGATTAGTCCAGACTGCAATCCGGAGAACAGGGCTAGCCCAAGACAG CTGTTTAACTGGGCTCTGGAACCGGCGGAAGATGAAATTCTCGACAAGTTATACGAGCTTGGGTACATGGACGCAGCTGTATGGGTCGAGCAGAAGTCTACCGAGTTGAATGCGAAGAATGATCAACCTCTCGCCGTTGAATGA